gagcggaaagcagaaatACATGGAAGGGTAAAATGGttgagagagccaatcagagggccgggatagtcccgctgggatgtagcggtgacggtctcgactcTCGACTCTTCGAGAACGTCTCGCGGTGATCAAGTTGCACAGCCAGCTGTCACGAGCAAGTCCGCAGTTTACTCCAACTGCagtccgcgtccgcattttatcaTAACCCGCCGAGCAGCCAAAAGTCGACAATGAACAACCAAATTTTTATAGTGACACGTGAAAATATCGTCGTACGTCGGGTTTTTCGATTCTGTTATGGAAGTCTCCTTGAATTTCAGGTAGAAAATTTTGATAATCCTGCTACTAACTGGCAATCATCCATTGAATTTGTGTTAAAATGATTTTCGTAGTGGTGGAGCTGAATTGCTTTTTGGAAAAATCAAGCAGCATATAATTAATCTACCTGCTGGGGAAACGTGTGAGTTTTCTTGAAAATGATACTTCATGTATTTGAACTAACTTTGCCTTTTTTAAAGGGAGCATGAAAAAACTTCTAAGTTGGATAAAAGATAATCTGTTAAAAGAGCGACCTGAACTTTTTCTTCAAGGAGATACAGTGTAAGTGAACTCACGTTTAGCCACTTTGGTGAAACAATATCCTTATGGTATCCAAAAACAATTCATAGCAAGCAATATGCAATAATAGATTACCAACACCCAAACTAGAATTCAACCtacaaaaatttatttaaaaaaaaaatctattataATGTGTTGTAATTATAATTTATGTATTTTAGTAATTATTATTGTATGTTGGACATCGAAACAAggattaattttttattaatattttttctttatcaggAGACCTGGAATTTTAGTGCTTGTTAACAATGCTGACTGGGAGTTAGTggtaagataaaaaaaaaaggaatgcaTTTCTTGCAATCATTActctcatcatcatcattctTCTGATCTTCATTTTCATATCCCAAATGGGTTTTTACAGGGACAGCTAGACTATCACTTGCAGAATAAGGATGAAATAGTTTTCATATCAACACTTCACGGAGGATAGATCGTGACCTttctcattcatttttttatttgaactGTGTCTTAACTCCAAATTGTGAATACATTAAACTAAAAGGATCATATTTGTTCAGCAGGTTAGCATGTTTCTATGTACGCGACTTTACATCGACAAAATAGGTGTATAAGTTCCTACGTATTGTACGTAATACCTGTTGCCGGTCAAAGGTTATCAACGTCATCCTTATCGCCACGTCCACACATCTTCGTGCTATTCTTCAGTCACTGGTTCACATTTACCCGTAATTTTGTCGGGTGCGAGTCGAAAACGGAGGTTCTTTCCTTTTCGAATATAGAATAAATTTAAGAAATGCGACCGTATGTGTATTATAAAATACTGAATGTTATTTGCgatgaaatttcaaattccTCTATGCTTATATGGCCTTCCAAGACTGAGGTGGCAAAtcttaaagaaaaatcattGTGCTGCCGAAAAGTTGTTGCTGAAAGTAGGCTactttagtttctttttttgtggtttcCAGAATGATTTGGCATGATCACGTTTGTTGCTCGCTGTTCAGCATCAATCACTTTGGCAAAAATGTGTGATAAATCATAGTCATTCCCCACGATAGGAAATTCCGTTATGGTTCAAGGTAGCTAAAGAGCCTATTCGCGTACTGTGCGACACATAGTTGTGGGTTGGTTGATCAATAGTCGACggaggaaatttttttttttttttatttctttatttttattttgttttttattttttacaagtTGAACCGAACATGAAAAAGGTTGGACCTATCCAGCCGTTTTCCATTTACCAATATCTTCTCTGGCCAGTACGTATAGGtcaaaacgaaagagaaataaaaaaaagaaaaaaacacggCGATGTTCTACTGTAAGACGAGATATGGAACGAAATGATTTTAAGATTAGAACTGCcgatgtaaaagaaaaaatgcacCGCATTCTCAGCTGTTGTAAAATCCAAGTTCATCTGAAAACGAAATCTTCCCTGTATCAGCTTTCATTTACATTCGAACTTACTCTTCCATAAACTAAAGTCGGGCTTAAAGTACTTGGGCGAAGCATGTGATCGGAGTGTTGAATTCAGTAGCTATAGATATGCAATCTGAGTAGTCTGTTTCCGTTATCTGTTGGATGGTATTGAAGTCGGAAAAGACAAGAGGCTTTTCAAGGAAGCACCAGACTTTGTAAATGGGCAAATTAGATTTTTACGCGTCTACCTTAGCGCAATTAACTTGTCACGTATGTCGTTTCATAAGTTACCCTACTGGCCAAAAGTTATTTGTACATTAGAAGCGTCATCGAAACAGGGTACGGTACACCATTTGTTTATCAAGCCAATCAAGATTTACTAGAAACTATGATGATTGACCTCTCCTAGAACCTTTGCTAAtcaagaagagaaagaagacgaaCGGAGCGACTACCGACACGGGAGCAGCTCTATCACCAACTTCGCTGCAGGTTAATGGCCATGGATACCGCTGGCGCGGACGTTTGGTGGAGAGATGCCAAATGGGAAGGAACAGAGAAAAAGGCTTCTATACTTTTTACCATCAAAGCTTAGCATCTAACAAAACGAGTGGCCTTCTCATTCGTCTCTCCCTCTCTGTCTTTTCCTTGTCTCCTCTTCGTGTACTGTACGGTCtcctcttttctcttcttggCCCCAAGTCTCTGATTTTATCCGGTAGCCCTTCAGAGTCTTGTAGGCGTGCGAGAACACGATTGCATCGCATTGCTATGTAATAAGTAACTATCTTCTTTCTTCCTCGCTGAGTTTTTGCCCTCTAATGATTTCTATGACCCTTACCTCCGTCTTCCCACCATCGTCGTGCGTACGTAAAATGGTAATAAGATGGAGTAAAAGATTTCCGGTTAAGTGAGCTTGTATTCTTTCTAATTAACATCCAGTCTATTTACCATCGGCCACATGTAATGCAAACGAACCAAACATTAAGCCATGCATAGtgaatttgttttacaaaCTAAATATGagatggtttttttaaaataatgtgGTGATGTGGAAACGAACAACAACGCGTAGATGTATTCGGTATGAAACCGAAAcgtaagttttctttttcatccaGTTTCTGGATATATAGGTAAAGCAGGAAGAGGTCGATTGATCGATTTGGATCGGAGCTGTTCTGGCTCGGAGCCAGATCATATGCTGaggaaatatatttttccttctttcccctcttttttttattttttcatattcctttttttctctggTTCTAGCTTCCCCTCCATTTCAGACTTTAACTGACTAAATTTGATCGTGGGgggtttttatttctttacaCAACCAGGATGGAATTAATTTTACTAAGGATTTAGAAGATCCACAGCAACATACGATGGGAAGACTTCAATACTACACATCAAACATCGAATTAATTAATTCTGTGTGTGCCGAGTGGAAACTTTCTGTATCGTAGCCCATGTTCGATGTTACTCAATTCTTTGTTGACGTTACGTATGCGGCATTGGTGCGgcaagaaaaccaaaagaaaaaattacagtATGTTCAAATGGAACTTTGGTACTGTCATTGCAATATTCCTCGACTGATGAGTCAAAGGCCTACGCACTTTTGGATTGCTGTGGACGTCGTAAATCACTCAAACAAGGAATGTTAGGCTTggtaaacagaaacaaattcATCGGGTCTACAAAACTACATTGGGTTGGATGGTCGTTCTCTTTCCGTCCCTCTTGTATATATACCTACAGCTATGTTAGGCATGGGTGTTGCACAGAAAAACGCCTGAGCTACGAAGATATTGAAGACCATTCTTATGCCAAGCGCATCCACAGTTCATGGGAACGGTATCATCCAATTCGTTGGGAACGGCTACCCGTTTTGAATCCAAAGCGCCGTTTGGAACATCCTACCAATTCCGCGGTGGGGAAAAGATGGGTGTATAAATTCCTTCTTCGGTCAGTTTGCTTTAGgtgataaaaacaaatgtaaTTATTGGGGACTTGTTAGAACGGATCATATTCGATATGAATAAAAgaagtttaaataaaaaaattatggataCGCAGTTACAAGTTGGCGGCTGTTTAGTGAACATGCCGTGCGCCAAGATTTTACTGTTGGGTAAACTAATTACTGCTAATGCCTGTTTGCAGGCGTGCACAATAAAGGAAGCGGGGGAAAATAAACCTATACCGTCGGAAATCCAGGTGCAATACATAAAAGAAGGTTACGGTTGACTATGATAACAAATGCCCAAACAGAAAGCTGTTAATATTTCATTTAAATGCGGTAAATGTAAAATCAAGTTGGCCTGCCGTATGCTTTCGAAATTGTATATGCATaatgaaaatagttttaaaacatgattttttttttctaagcgaatgaggaaaaaaatttcgttaaaTATAGCATATAACACCAATCACagtaactttgttttttttttccctttagcAATAGAACATCCCATcatccgtttttcttttttttttttttttttttactttttttctttttttttttttttttttttttttctttctttttttttctttttttttcgctgggatttctaaaaaaaaaaatcagatttCACCGTTTTGTCGAAATATCCCCATGGTTcgaaacttaaaaaataaataagttttCCGACCATCCTGATGTATAAGATTTCCATTAGTTAAGTTCTAActattttgctattttttggaagaaaaaatattgaaaaatattttgtaaagTAGagagttttgttttctataatttccttttatttattttattacttatTTTCTataatttccttttatttattttattacttaaaaattttaaacgaCATAATGTCGATATTTCGGCAACAACTCGTACACCCTAGCAACACTCTTGGTGAGGCGAGCTGGCACCTAGTGGAGATAGATGCCCCAAATTGGTCACATAACTTGTGTGTTACTGCAGCAGGGAATACCCGTTTGCGAATTGTTCCGATCAGTGATggctgaataattttttttagttctgtTGTTTCAATTGTTGGTCTACTGGGCTATAGTGGGAAACTAAAAATAATTCGTCATGGTCGTCTTTGTGCAAAACTGCAGATGAGTTTCTGTGACACCATTTTTGGCTTAAAATCCATGAAAAATACATTTGACATTGTATCCACCCAAAAGAGCAACTTACCTCGTTACAGGGTCATACTGGTAAcctattttattgttttagaAAACGTAAATTGCGCTAATAGAAACGTAGACGGAcacgtttttaaaaaatccaaacaTAGTTAAACGTTTGCTTTTTTTTGAAACCAGATTAAATTGAAAGGATTGAAACttgaaagcaagaaaatggCAGACGATGCAAAAAAAACTGTGCAAACCTTTGCTACTCTCCCCTAACAACGTTGAACATGCCATTTATATGCAGGGAAACATTTTTTGATATAAGCtattttttttagcaaaaccACGTGTAAAACAATAGAAGTTTACACATTATTTTCCCGCGTTTGCTATCATCACTCTGCAGAACATCAGCAATACCCGGAATTTTCCATGTGTCAGCTTTAAGATGTCTCCACGGAGTCGTAAACGACTAACTTAGTCAAACTTCGCATTCCTCAGAAATGATAAAGGTTctaattagtaaaaaaattacaataaaaaaagtgtTACCGGCTGCTAACGCATACGGACATTAGCTTGTTAAAAAAACATGTGGCGCATATCTGCAGAGGGAGAAAATCAATCTAACTCGGTTTTATTGATTGGCATATTCTTGTATCAATGTATCTAGAATAATCTAAAGATTAAAAACTCCAGTTGCAATAAAAGCTACTGCTTTTATGCCCGTGGCTGAATAACTATTGGTGCTATTAAACTTGAAATCCGTTTTTAATGTTGCTCTCATTCTGATAGCTAATAGTTATCAAAGAAGCAAACAAAAAGTAGGCGGGGAAAAAAGAACCTTCCTATCAATATTTTACAGCCAATGAACATGAGAGATATGTCGAAATTTCATACGACTCGCTATCGCTTTAGTGTTACTTTCAGTGTTATGCAGCTGCCATTGGAAATTGATAGAAGGGCGTATATTTTCATGTCCGTTAGATTTTCAGGCAAAGATTGGGAAAAGGAGACAATGGCTTCTCTTAATTCTCTTTTCAGTGTGTCATAAGGCTGAGAGCTTTGTGTTTGAACATACATAGAGCCTTTGAAAATAGTAAAAATCGTTTCCGTTTTGAATTTACAGGTTTTGTGTTATCCGTGATTCTAgcaaatatcaaaattcaggCATGAAAATGTAgtaaaggaagaaaaacaacttaTTCAAACAAAGTTGTGTGATCAGTTGCGTTTTCTAAACAACATACCACGTTCGTGTCTCTTGTGTTTCGAACGGCGCTCATCTCCCTAACCAAATTTAGACACATTTGAATGAGGAAAAAAATGCATTATCTTATAAAGTAGTGAATCACGTATGGCAGCTACGACACTGAGATTATGAACCAATCGCACCTGAAAACCTTATGCTGATCTCAAATTGGGTCGTTCCAACGAAATGAAGAAAGTAACGGATAATAACCAGTcataatttaaacaaactcAAAAATCTATTCTTTCACTGATTCTTTACATGCTGTTTAGGCATGCAAGACAATTCAAAAGCAAACACTTGAAGATAAATGCCAGTAATAAATACTTTCTACTTTGAATAACCGACCGATTTTGCTCTTAGTAACGTCTAATAGGGCTAAAAATATTGCATTGAAAGCGAAGATTGCGTACGTGCAAGCAACGATGTCCCCACACATTTCTTGTTGTCGTATTTACACAAGAATTGCGTTTGGACAATCAGGGCCTGCAACGTCTCCTGAACAAAAAATGTTCTAAGCTTCGTCTAAACCATGATGACAGCTTATGGGCTGCCTGCGATTATTGACATCGAAATAGTACTTTATTGAACTAAAAATTACTTGATTCATCGTCACTCTCTTGTTAAACAAAGGAAAGAAATATGAATAGGAAatttgggtaaaagataatgaCGTCAAATGGCTAATGTCATGCGCACGGATAATGTCATACGCAGTGCGAATCGAGATCGGAAAATTCCGAGTGCAGAAGGTACATCGTAGGTTATCACAAGCCAAAAAAATTGCGATTCTAGAATTTTTACGATCGCCTTAAGATTCGTTGGCAGGTTTGATACGTACGGAACCTACTTCTTTGCAGACTTAGATAAATGAAAACCTATGGATTCCATGTGAAACGACATCGATTGCTTGGAAATCCTACGGTAGAGGCACAACTTAATCCAAACAATTAAGATAACCAATGGTAGATGTTTAACTTGATTTATGATTTTGCAGAGTAGCTTACCTTGGTTAGATTGTAAAAGTTCATCACcgaaattttgaaaatgttgttcAGCTGACATTGGATATAAGACCGTTTAGAATGGTATCCAAAGTCCAAAAGGATTGTTATGTCTCGTAATGGAACCAAATGTCGACCATGTAAACTTTGCGTACAAAAGCCACTCTGGTGTTGCTAAGAATCCAGGTAATAACATAAGGAAGCTTAGTTAAAAAAGAGGAACAACGGAAACGGGAATCAAATCGTAATCTGTTTACGTTGACATCGAGTTTTTCCCGACTCAGATCAAAGCTCTTTTTCTATCTGAACCCTTGACATTGGTCGCCATAATAGAATTAATGCTGCATTTCTCCACAATATAGACTATTTCCGCCTCAGTTCACTAGGCGCTTAAAACCCCCATCCATCAACAGAGTCTGAAACAGCTAGAAAAGCTTTGTCGCTTCCCACCGTCGTTTTTTTTAGAGTATAAGATTCTACTACAATGCCATATGGACGCACATACATCACTCTTGCCGTCTTTTTTTAATCGGTAAAAAGGGGAGAGTTCGTCCGACGTCCATGTCCAAGAAAGAAACCCATGTCACATACTGACAGGTCGGTCTAACGACGCTCGACTCTTTAGCAAGCAGTGAATTCGGTTTGCATGAGTAAATGCACGTCACATTAAATACGGATAGGGTCAAATAGTGATTAGTGAAAGCAAAGTTGTAGAGCGCAATCCTAGTTTTTGACGTAGGCTACTTGGGAGGGGGGGGGTCATAAATGTTGGCTTGGAAGGTAATGTGTAAAGGGATTCTAGACCGCCTAGTCATAGCAGACCGTCTAGAATAATGCTCCCAAATGTTACAGGGAAACTTAATTACCTTTTCCCATCTAATCAAACGGCACTTTGTTCATGTTCTTTATCTTCATTCAACTCGGTTAATAACTATTTCTAGTACTTGCTGCTGGTAGGGAGATGATTCAAATAGCACCATCAGCAAGCGATACCATAGCCATAATTTGTGCGAATTCCTATTGACATAAACAAGTGTTAGGTGAATTTGGTGTTAATTAATTAACCTAGTCAGTTTAAAAGGAGATAGGGAGAGTGGGCAAGAGGCAGGACACAAAAAGAAGCCCAAAGGGAAGAATAAAAATACGCCATTTAGAAAACTTAAGTTTGCCTTAGTCATCATAAAAAatgatattgaaaaaaactaaacaagaAAATAGTAATACATTACCgtgtggaaagaaaaataactaGTATCCTCCGTATCAACACTTTTCATCGATTATTGTCGGTCGAAAGCCAAAAACGTCCACAAACTTGATTATCCTGCCTTCTCTAGAGTCCCTTTATATGCTTCAGGTATTAACAACCGACGGCTGgcagttaaaaaagaaaaaatagcaGGATTTTTCCCATATGGTACTGTGCAAATCAATAGGTTCAACTTCACGATgacggaaaacaaacaatattAAGCACACGTGGAGAAACGCGAGTCTACATGTGTGACAATGTTCAGaagtttaaaacattttttgaaagTACAGGTTgaaataaagaattttattgaacgcaaagtttttttttctactttacTAACTGATAGTAGTTTCTGTTTAACACGAAAATACCACGCAGAGCTCTTAAAACACCAATTTAAAATGAACAATAAGAGAAAGCGCTAATAAAggttgaaaaaacaaaacaaaataaacctGCTGAAGATGAAAGATGAAGTTAGCTGGAACTCTGTAACGATCCGATAACATTCACTGCATACCGTTGTATTGACAACAGCAATGCAACGAAACGCCGGAGAAGTCGACCGACTAGTCGACAACGGGAAACTGTCGATTTCAAACGCTTCTACTTCGCCTCGTCGGTTGGCTCTGATATCGTTTCTTTGTAGACGAAGCTAACTTCCTACATCTCCACCTCTTCCAAAGACCCCTCTGTCGCGTCCCCGCCCTCCGTTTCTTTGGCTTGGATATCTGCTCGCTGCTGGCGTCCGGGAAGAAGAGGGCGGAGCTTTTTTCGTTCCAAAGATGTTCTTTACTGAAGCGGAAATCgtacaagaaaaagaaagtgggagagggagaagaaaaaaaaaaaaagggggcaggCAAGCGCGTGACGACAAAAGAACTTCCTAGTTCCGACGATCTTGAACTACGCCACCAGAAATCTATGCTGCACTCCGCCAATCCAAGTCTTTTGTTATCCTGTGTGTCACCAGCTGCCGATATCACCAGGGTCCAAAACTTCGCGCACTGGATTCCGCACACATCCTTGCCTCCATTGTCCAGTTTACAAGCACCAaggaatttatttatttcgttaCGGCAGGCAGCATGATTTCACCGCTGTTTCTCTTCTCACTCCGCTTTGCACGTCTACTTCTTCCTGAGAGTTGACGATGATTGCcttcacttttcttttatagGGTGACACTTTGTCCCTCCATGCAAGGAACAAATTAACGCGTGCCTTGAACTACTCTAAGGTGGCGGTTGTTGTTaacaagaaagagaaattATAGATGCaagcttgaaaaaaaatctgcatTTGACGTGGTTAAAAGTGAGTCCGCAGTTAATTTTGAGGTAGTGACGATAGTAGTCTGCCGTTGCTTTTTTCAACGGGAATATGTTTCTCGGAGCTCGtatttaacatttaaatgtttctttatCGAAATATGTGTAAACTACAGTGTGTAGTCCGAACATATCGATCAAATGAATCTAAAGAGAGTTTGAAGGCTTAATCCATGACGATAGGAGtgcaaaaatatatatatacagcaaacaaaaaaaaagttgttcaGTCGTcgaaactgaaagaaatacaGTTTTCGGGAGGAGAGTGTCGAAATAGAGTAACAAGATGATTGTCGCATTTTAGTGGGCAACATGCCGCGAGATAAGTATATATGCTATTGGCTGTATTCCCTTCGCCTGAATGTCTAACTGCAAGGCACAGGATAATATAATAGGTTGCTTCAAGTCGAAGAAAAATGAGTTGTGGCGCGTAGATAAGACCTGAGTCGAGCGATGGAGAGGCCGTCATCGATCATAGTGTGTCTCTGACAGGCAAGGGCGAAAATGGGGTTGACAGGTCGTGGCCAAAGTggacaaaaaatacaaacaaacgGGATGACTGTCCGACTGTCAAGACATTTTCTACTTTAGATAGCACCAATCTGTGGTTACCTAAACGGATCGATCCCTAAAGCCAAACGTCTTGCTAAAGTCGGTTAAAATGTCatatttaatgttttttgaAATCTGTGAAAACGGTATTAGTTCTAAGAGAAAGCCAAGCATCGTGAATTCCAAGTAATGGAATGAGTTATGCCCGAGATTAGCACAAGCGCTACTTATAAGCTTTCTTGTCATCTCTAGCTGCCTAAGTTAGGGAGAATAATACTTGCTCGGCTATATATCACGTGATTAATGTTAGTTTACGAAAGATGAACTGAGAGGACCAGAAACTGTGTAAATCATACCGTTTTCGTTCTGAAATCAATGCTATCTAGATTGCCAACTGTTCATTGATGTGACAAATAAAGATttcaacgaaaaaataaatttcagtAGGTTTCATGATTATTTGCTTCTACCAAATACTGGTGTGCTTACGTAATCATcaaaacaaagattttttttctctcgaaATGTTGGTTCCCATAAATAAGCTACATACGTTTTAATCATGTAAGTCACTAGACCAATGGTTACCATCTGTACTGCCCTCTTGTTATTTCTATGACCATGAAACTGGAGAAATGTTGCTTCACATCATAGCTTGGATTTTTTAAGATATATGCGACTACCGGAGGCGCctgcaacagcaacaaaagaACTATAGACTGAATAAAGGGAAGGGCAACACCTGGTCTATTCATTCTTCTAAACACATACTGCTGCTCTATAGTGATCACTGCCGTACTCGATCCCTTCTTTTCTCCACGTCctccatattttcttgacGGTTTCCTTCTTGAAAATCATCCCCCTCTAAACTTGTCCCTCAAGTTTTACTCTCTTCAGAGTTTCAGACGTTTTTCGGAATAAGCTGCTTTTATACAAGCCATTCATCCATGACGTAAAACGTATCGAATGCTTGGCCATTGTGCCAAACTTTGGGGTGAACTTCTTTACATTCAAAGGCTCATAGGGCGTACAGATTTGCCAATGGAGGGGTGGACAAGAAAGCGGAATAAAGAAGGGATTTTTAgaatcaattttattttaaatagtaCTGTTAAACACGAATTCGTGTTTGAAGAAATGCGTACCGCGTACTCAAGTGATTCTACAGGTAATGAAAATCAGTTTTTGGCTTCGGAAAATGTGGACGTTCCTTCGAGATCTTCATGTGGTATCGTGCAGTATCCAAATAACCGTATACTTAAAAAACATGCTCTCTAACTAGTCTGTGGGCTATTTTTGAAGCCCAAAAATGCACACGAATAGGAATGAAAATTATCACTGTAAAAATGCATCCCACTTTTTCGTGGTTACCAACCATGAAAAAAACGGAGAATCTACGAAAAATACGGGTATTCTACGGAAAATTTGGTTGGCAACTCAATTTTCGTAGTTACCAACCCCGATAAATTAGTTGCCAACCAAATTTTCGAGTTACCAACCCAGAAAAATACGCGTAACCTACGA
The DNA window shown above is from Daphnia magna isolate NIES linkage group LG9, ASM2063170v1.1, whole genome shotgun sequence and carries:
- the LOC116930794 gene encoding ubiquitin-related modifier 1 codes for the protein MEVSLNFSGGAELLFGKIKQHIINLPAGETWSMKKLLSWIKDNLLKERPELFLQGDTVRPGILVLVNNADWELVGQLDYHLQNKDEIVFISTLHGG